A window from Pseudomonas sp. Tri1 encodes these proteins:
- a CDS encoding thiolase family protein codes for MREVVIVDSVRTGLAKSFRGKFNMTRPDDMAAHCVNALLARNDINPASVEDCIVGAGSNEGAQGYNIGRNVAVLSQLGIGTAGMTLNRFCSSGLQAIAIAANQIASGCSEIIVAGGVESISLTMKSVNTDNLINPLLKEQVPGIYFPMGQTAEIVARRYQVSREEQDRYALQSQQRTAQAQAAGLFNDEIVPMAVKYKVEDKHTGAVQILDGVVDRDDCNRPDTTYESLAGLKPVFAEDGSVTAGNSSQLSDGASMTLVMSLEKALALGLKPKAFFRGFTVAGCEPDEMGIGPVFSVPKLLKARGLQVADIDLWELNEAFASQCLYSRNRLEIDPEKYNVNGGSISIGHPFGMTGSRQVGHLVRELQRRNLRYGIVTMCVGGGMGATGLFEAVR; via the coding sequence TACGGACCGGCCTGGCCAAGTCCTTTCGCGGCAAGTTCAACATGACCCGTCCGGACGACATGGCGGCTCACTGCGTCAATGCCCTGCTGGCGCGCAACGACATCAACCCGGCCAGCGTCGAGGACTGCATCGTCGGTGCCGGCTCCAATGAAGGCGCCCAGGGTTACAACATCGGTCGCAACGTGGCGGTGCTCTCGCAGTTGGGCATCGGCACGGCCGGCATGACCCTCAACCGCTTCTGCTCCTCGGGCCTGCAAGCCATCGCCATCGCGGCCAACCAGATTGCCTCCGGTTGCAGCGAGATCATCGTTGCCGGTGGTGTGGAGTCCATCAGCCTGACGATGAAAAGCGTCAACACTGACAACCTGATCAACCCATTGCTCAAGGAGCAAGTGCCGGGGATTTATTTCCCCATGGGCCAGACGGCCGAGATCGTTGCTCGGCGTTACCAGGTCAGCCGCGAGGAGCAGGACCGCTACGCCTTGCAGAGCCAGCAACGCACCGCCCAGGCCCAGGCAGCCGGGTTGTTCAATGATGAAATCGTGCCGATGGCGGTCAAGTACAAGGTCGAGGACAAACACACCGGTGCGGTGCAGATCCTCGATGGCGTGGTCGATCGTGATGATTGCAATCGTCCGGACACCACCTATGAAAGCCTGGCTGGCCTGAAACCGGTATTCGCTGAAGACGGTTCAGTGACGGCGGGCAACTCGTCGCAATTGTCCGACGGAGCCTCGATGACCCTGGTGATGAGCCTGGAAAAAGCCCTGGCGCTGGGGCTCAAGCCCAAGGCGTTTTTCCGTGGGTTTACCGTGGCGGGGTGCGAGCCTGACGAGATGGGCATCGGTCCGGTGTTTTCGGTGCCAAAGCTGCTTAAGGCCAGGGGCTTGCAGGTTGCGGATATCGATTTGTGGGAGCTCAACGAGGCATTCGCTTCCCAATGCCTGTACAGCCGCAATCGTCTGGAAATCGATCCCGAAAAATATAATGTCAACGGCGGTTCTATCTCCATCGGCCACCCGTTCGGCATGACCGGCTCGCGCCAGGTGGGGCATTTGGTGCGCGAGCTGCAACGGCGCAACCTGCGCTACGGCATTGTGACCATGTGCGTGGGTGGTGGGATGGGGGCTACGGGGTTGTTCGAGGCGGTGAGATAA
- a CDS encoding DUF6316 family protein, producing the protein MLGKRAQDPAPTTIFRSDRICRVNGEFYFNTREGTQEGPFASREAAEREIEAYVGRMRQLTQVAS; encoded by the coding sequence ATGCTTGGCAAACGCGCCCAGGATCCCGCCCCCACGACGATTTTTCGCAGCGACCGGATCTGCCGGGTTAATGGCGAGTTTTATTTCAATACCCGGGAAGGCACCCAGGAAGGTCCGTTCGCCAGCCGCGAGGCTGCAGAACGGGAGATAGAAGCGTATGTCGGGCGGATGCGACAGCTGACCCAGGTCGCCAGCTGA
- a CDS encoding DMT family transporter — protein MHISSGRWVYGLFLALLTALLWGILPIKLKQVLQVMDPVTVTWFRLLVSGGLLFIYLGATRRLPSRTVLGPRGGWLVAMAVLGLVGNYVLYLMGLNRLSPGTAQLVVQMGPIMLLVASLFVFKERFSVGQGIGLAVLLIGFALFFNQRLGELLTSLSDYTAGVLMVLLASTVWTFYALGQKQLLTVWNSLQVMMVIYLFCALLLTPWVHPLEALQLSPLQGWLLLACCLNTLIAYGAFAEALAHWEASRVSATLAITPLVTFAAVALAAWWWPDYVHAEQINLLGYGGAVLVVLGSALVALGPSLIAGLRARRERLAPGR, from the coding sequence ATGCACATATCGTCCGGTCGCTGGGTCTATGGCCTGTTCCTGGCCCTGTTGACGGCCTTGCTGTGGGGCATCCTGCCGATCAAGCTCAAACAAGTGTTGCAAGTGATGGATCCGGTCACCGTGACCTGGTTTCGTTTGCTGGTGTCCGGCGGCTTGTTGTTCATCTACCTGGGGGCTACCCGTCGCTTGCCTAGTCGCACGGTGCTCGGCCCCCGTGGTGGGTGGCTGGTGGCGATGGCGGTGCTCGGGTTGGTGGGCAACTACGTGTTGTACCTGATGGGCCTGAACCGCTTGAGCCCCGGCACGGCGCAACTGGTGGTGCAGATGGGGCCGATCATGTTGCTGGTCGCCAGCCTGTTTGTGTTCAAGGAACGTTTCAGCGTGGGGCAGGGCATTGGCCTGGCGGTGCTGTTGATCGGCTTCGCGCTGTTTTTCAACCAGCGCCTGGGCGAGTTGCTGACCTCCCTGAGCGACTACACCGCCGGGGTCTTGATGGTGTTGCTGGCCTCTACAGTCTGGACGTTCTATGCCTTGGGCCAGAAGCAACTGTTGACGGTGTGGAATTCGCTGCAGGTGATGATGGTGATCTACCTGTTCTGTGCGTTGCTGCTCACACCTTGGGTGCACCCGTTGGAGGCACTGCAACTGAGCCCTCTGCAAGGCTGGCTGTTACTTGCCTGCTGCCTCAACACCCTGATTGCCTACGGCGCGTTTGCCGAGGCGCTGGCCCATTGGGAAGCCTCGCGAGTCAGCGCGACCCTGGCGATCACACCGCTGGTGACCTTCGCCGCAGTGGCGCTGGCCGCCTGGTGGTGGCCAGACTATGTACATGCCGAGCAAATCAATTTGTTGGGGTACGGCGGGGCGGTGCTGGTGGTGCTGGGATCGGCGCTGGTTGCCCTGGGCCCGTCGCTCATCGCAGGGCT